A single genomic interval of Labeo rohita strain BAU-BD-2019 chromosome 13, IGBB_LRoh.1.0, whole genome shotgun sequence harbors:
- the foxn2a gene encoding forkhead box protein N2, giving the protein MGPIIGMSPDKKAESPGVVGERTGLRGVCGTLPEAECAASPLATSLDRSSSSGDEELTNLNWLHENLLQNFTLGGPEAQSSPSPLFDIEGTNGASVISSATAHAGESVKSKPPFSFSLLIYMAIEQSPSKSLPVKDIYGWILEHFPYFSSAPTGWKNSVRHNLSLNKCFRKVERSLGKVNGKGSLWCVDPEYRPNLIQALKKQHFPTAHSFCTPPASPPSAFSPARHLFLQGCSLKESDIDAATAMMLLNSAPGHHSDPCDPDSPIDLSRPDSVLVSSDPKQDHNYSSSSFQRCSSRSSSSSSSSLSSLDEAGCESGQGRRAGSEGFHSDEDSEEERNPRLPSLPVRRPLTVKCPLPVKRARHECKPELDEELKEAAGSLLHLAGIRSGLDLSKRTAKSKKPEKHRK; this is encoded by the exons ATGGGTCCAATCATCGGGATGTCGCCGGACAAGAAAGCAGAATCCCCGGGTGTCGTGGGGGAGCGGACGGGCCTGCGCGGGGTTTGCGGGACGTTGCCCGAAGCCGAGTGCGCCGCCAGCCCTCTGGCCACCAGCCTGGACCGCAGCTCCAGCTCAGGAGACGAAGAACTGACCAACCTCAACTGGCTCCACGAGAACCTGCTCCAGAACTTCACGCTGGGCGGCCCCGAGGCCCAGTCCAGCCCCAGCCCGCTCTTCGACATCGAGGGCACCAACGGCGCCTCCGTCATCTCCTCGGCCACGGCGCACGCCGGAGAGTCCGTCAAGTCCAAGCCGCCGTTTTCCTTCTCCCTGCTCATATACATGGCCATCGAACAGTCGCCCAGCAAGTCGCTGCCAGTGAAGGACATCTACGGGTGGATCCTGGAGCACTTCCCGTACTTCTCCAGCGCCCCCACTGGATGGAAGAACTCGGTGCGGCACAACCTGTCCCTCAACAAGTGCTTCCGCAAGGTGGAGAGGAGCCTTGGGAAG GTCAATGGGAAAGGCTCTCTGTGGTGCGTTGACCCCGAATACAGACCCAATCTGATCCAAGCCCTGAAGAAACAGCACTTTCCCACCGCCCACTCCTTCTGCACACCCCCTGCTTCCCCACCCAG TGCCTTCTCACCCGCACGTCACCTCTTCCTCCAGGGCTGCTCTCTAAAAG AGTCTGACATTGATGCCGCCACTGCAATGATGCTCTTAAACTCGGCCCCCGGACACCACAGTGACCCAT GTGACCCGGACAGCCCCATAGACCTCTCGCGCCCGGATTCGGTCCTGGTGAGCAGCGACCCGAAGCAGGACCACAACTACAGCAGCTCGTCTTTCCAGCGCTGCTCGTCTCGCTCTTCCTCGTCCTCCTCGTCCTCGCTGTCCTCCCTGGACGAGGCCGGCTGCGAATCCGGCCAGGGCCGCCGTGCCGGCAGCGAAGGTTTTCACAGCGACGAGGATTCGGAGGAGGAGAGGAACCCGCGTCTCCCCTCGCTCCCCGTCCGTCGCCCGCTCACCGTCAAGTGCCCTCTTCCGGTCAAACGGGCGCGTCACGAGTGCAAACCGGAGCTGGACGAGGAGTTGAAGGAGGCGGCCGGGTCTCTCTTGCACCTGGCCGGGATCCGGTCCGGCTTGGATCTGTCTAAGCGAACGGCCAAGAGTAAAAAGCCGGAAAAGCATCGGAAATGA